The genomic interval GGCCATTGCCCAGGTACGCCTCGTTCCTGGCTCGGGATCGTTCCTCGTGAACGGCCGCGGCCTCGAGGAGTACTTCCCGAACAAGCTGCACCAGCAGCTCATCAACGACCCGTTCAAGGTGCTCGACCTGCTCGGCGCCTACGACGTCAAGGCCAAGATCACCGGCGGCGGCCCCTCGGGCCAGGCCGGCGCTCTGCGCCTCGCGATCGCGCGTGCGCTCAACGAGATCGACCGCGAGAACAACCGCCCGTCCCTCAAGAAGGCCGGCTTCCTCTCGCGTGACGCTCGCGTCATCGAGCGCAAGAAGGCGGGTCTCAAGAAGGCCCGTAAGGCGTCGCAGTTCTCGAAGCGCTAAGCCGCTTCACTCTGGGGTTCGCGCATGCCGCGTCTTTTCGGCACGGACGGGGTCCGGGGGCTGGCCAACGGTGATGTCATCACCGCTGAGCTGGCCCTCGGCCTCGCCCAGGCCGCAGCACTCGTTCTCACACGGGGTCGCCACGCCGAAGCAGTCCGCGGCGAAGGGCGTCGCCCCCGCGCCGTCATCGCGCGCGACCCCCGTGTCTCCGGGGAGTTCATCTCGGCCGCCGTCGCGGCTGGACTCGCCAGTTCCGGCATCGACGTGCTCGATGCCGGAGTCATCCCCACCCCCGCCGCCGCGTTCCTCGTGGGCGACATCGACGCCGACTTCGGCGTGATGGTCTCCGCCTCGCACAATCCGGCCCCGGACAACGGGATCAAGTTCTTCGCACTCGGCGGCGTCAAGCTGCCCGACGATGTCGAGGACCGCATCGAGCAGGCGCTCGACGTCCCGAACCTCGCACCCACCGGTGCCGGCGTCGGCCGCATCCGCCGTTTCGCGGATGCCGAGGACCGCTACCTCCTCCACCTGCTGGGCACGCTCGATGTGCGTCTCGACGGCATCCACGTCGTCCTCGATTGCGCTCACGGCGCCGCGGCAGGTGTCTCGCCTCAGGTGTTCGCTGATGCGGGCGCCAAGGTGACCGTCATCGGCGCCGAGCCCGACGGCCTCAACATCAACGAGGGCGTCGGATCGACGCACCTCGAGAAGCTGCAGGATGTGGTGCGCCTCACGGGCGCACACCTGGGCATCGCCCATGACGGCGACGCCGACCGCTGCCTTGCCGTCGACGCCGACGGCAACGTCATCGACGGCGACCAGATCATGGCGATCCTCGCCGTCTCGCTCAAGCGCCGCGGCCTTCTCGCTCACAACACGCTCGCGGTCACGACGATGAGCAACCTCGGCCTGCGTGTGGCGATGGCCGAGCACGGCATCGAGATCGTCGAGACGGGTGTCGGAGACCGCTACGTGCTCGAGGCGATGGCGGAGAAGGGCCTCACGCTCGGCGGCGAGCAGTCGGGCCACATCATCTTCAGCAAGCACGCGACGACGGGCGACGGCATCCTCACGGGACTGCAGATCGCCGCCGAGATGGCACGCACCGGATCTTCGCTCGCGGAGCTCGCCGCGGTCATGACCGTCTATCCGCAGGTGCTGGTGAATGTGCGAGGTGTCGATCACCACGCGCTCGCCGGCGACGAGGTCATCGCGGAGGCCGTCCGGGTGCATTCGGAGGAGCTCGGCGACACGGGACGCGTTCTGCTGCGTCCGTCGGGCACGGAGCCCCTCGTTCGCGTCATGGTCGAGGCGCAGGATGTCGCCGAGGCTCAGCGCATCGCCGACGACCTCGCGGGAATCGTCCGCGCGCGTCTCGCGTTGTCCTGAGGGACACGAGGGGAGGGGCACATGCCTCTGACGGGAGAATACGCACCGAGCACGTCCGAGTGGGCGCGCACGCAGGCTGAGCTGGTCGAGTCGACGGGTGGCGCCGAGGGCACGGAGCTGCACGGCAGGCCCGTGATCGTGCTCACGTCGGTCGGTGCGAAGAGCGGCAAGCTCCGCAAGACGGCGCTCATGCGCGTCGAGCATGATGGCGCGTACGCGGTCGTCGCGTCGCAGGGTGGCGCCCCGTCGCATCCGGCCTGGTTCCACAACCTCGTCGCTCACCCTCATGTCGAGCTGCAGGATGGGCCGGTGAAGCGGGACTATGTCGCTCGCGAGGTCACGGGCGAAGAGAAGGCGCTCTGGTGGGCACGGGCGACCGCCGTGTGGCCCGCCTACGACGACTACCAGGCGAAGACGGAGCGTCAGATCCCCGTGTTCGTCCTCGAACCCGTCGCCGACTGAGGGCACGGAGCGCGCAGCCCATCACACCTTGCGGATGAGCACCTTCGACACGGTGTGATCCGCGGCCTTGCGCAGCACGAGCGACGCGCGGGCGCGAGTCGGTGCGATGTTCTGCTCGAGGTTGGGGCCGTTGATCTCGGTCCAGAACTGGCGCGCACGCGCGACAGCCTCCTCCTCGCTGAGGCTCGCGAAGCGGTGGAAGTAGGAGTGGGGATCCGCGAACGCACCGCGCTGCAGGCGCAGGAAGCGCTCGATGTACCACTCCTCGATGTCGACGGTGCGCGCATCCACGTACACCGTGAAGTCGAACAGGTCGCTCACCGCGAGGCGCGTGCCGGGTGCGGCAGGCTGCAGGACGTTGAGCCCTTCGACGATGAGGATGTCGGGCCGGCGGACCACGATCTCCGCATCCGGAACGATGTCGTACACGAGGTGCGAGTAGACGGGCGCCCGCACCTCTTCGACGCCGCTCTTCACCTGCGTGACGAAGCGCAGCAGCGCGCGCCGGTCGTAGCTCTCGGGGAAGCCCTTGCGCGCCATGAGACCACGGCGCTCGAGCTCGGCGTTCGGGTAGAGGAAGCCGTCGGTCGTCACCAGCTCGACGCGCGGGGTGTCCTCCCAGCGGGCGAGGAGCTCTCGCAGCAGGCGGGCGGTCGTCGACTTGCCGACGGCGACGGATCCCGCGACGCCGATGACGAACGGTGTGACGGGCGACTCCTGGCCGAGGAACGCGCGCGTCGACCGGTGCAGGTGGCGGGCGCCCGCCGCATACAGATTGAGCAGGCGGCTGAGGGGGATGTAGACCTCCTCGACCTCGCGCTCGTCGAGCGCTTCGCCGAGGCCGCGCAGCCGCACGAGCTCGGCTGCCGTCATCGGGTTGGCCGCTGCCGGAGCGAGGGCGGCCCAGTCGGCACGTTCGACCTCGAGGAACGGGGTCGCCGTGTGGGGACGGTCGGCGTGCTCGGACATCGCCTTCGAGCGTAGCCGGAGTGCGACGCCTGCTCGGCACGGGGCTGGCTCAGGTTTCACCGATGCGCAACTGGGTAGGATCGACCCCATGTGCGGAATTGTGGGATACGTCGGTCCGGGAAGCAGCCTGGAGGTGCTTCTCGGCGGCCTCAAGCGGCTCGAGTACCGCGGGTACGACTCGGCAGGCGTCGCTGTGCTGGATGAAGCTGGCGCCATCGGCACCCGCAAGCGCGCAGGCAAGCTCGGCGTTCTCGTCGAGGATCTCGCAGAGGCCCCGCTGGCGGATGGTCGCACGGGCATCGGTCACACCCGCTGGGCGACGCACGGCGGCCCCAACGACGCCAACGCGCACCCGCATCTGGGTGATGACGGCCGCCTCGCGCTCATCCACAACGGCATCATCGAGAACTTCAGCGAGCTGAAGGCCGAGCTCGAGGCCGAGGGTGAGGTGTTCGAGAGCGAGACCGACACCGAGGTCGCGGCGATCCTCGTGGGCCGCGCCTACCGCGAGACCGGCGACCTCACGGAGGCGATGCGTCTGGTTGTGAACCGCCTCGACGGTGCATTCACCCTCCTCGCCATGCACGAGGACGCCCCCGGCGTCGTCGTCGGCGCACGCCGCAGCTCTCCGCTCGTGATCGGGCTCGGCGAGGGCGAGAACTTCCTCGGCTCGGATGTCGCCGCATTCGTGGAGTTCACGCACCGTGCGATGGAGATCGGCGAGGACCAGATCGTCACGATCCGTCCGGATTCGGTCGAGGTCATCGACTTCACCGGCGCTCCCGCCGAGGCCAAGGAGTTCGAGGTCGCATGGGATGCCTCCGCCGCCGAGAAGGGCGGCTGGCCGAGCTTCATGAAGAAGGAGATCGCGGAGGAGCCTGACGCGGTCGCCAACACGCTGCGCGGCCGAGTGAGCGATGGCGCGATCACCCTCACCGAGCTCGACGGCGTCGCCGACATGCTCTCGGGCATCGACCGTGTGCTCATCCTCGCGTGCGGCACGGCGGCCTACGCCGGCCAGTCGGGCAAGTACGCGATCGAGGCGTGGGCGCGCATCCCCGTGGATGTCGAGCTCGCGCACGAATTCCGCTACCGCGACCCGGTGCTGAACGAGCGCACGCTCGTGGTGTCGGTGAGCCAGTCGGGCGAGACGATGGACACGCTCATGGCGGTCCGCTACGCCCGTCAGCAGGGTGCCCGCACGCTGTCGATCTGCAACACGCAGGGTGCGACGATTCCGCGCGAGTCGGACGCCGTGCTCTACACGCACGCGGGCCCCGAGGTCGCGGTCGCATCCACGAAGGCGTTCGTCGCCCAGGTGACGGCGCTCTACCTGCTGGGCCTGCACCTCGCGACGCTGCGCGGCACGCTGACCGCCGAGCAGATCGCGGAGCAGATCGACGAG from Salinibacterium sp. ZJ70 carries:
- the rpsI gene encoding 30S ribosomal protein S9 gives rise to the protein MAKIEETVSDEVLTSFSTETPAEEAPRAPRAVLNVSGAAVGRRKEAIAQVRLVPGSGSFLVNGRGLEEYFPNKLHQQLINDPFKVLDLLGAYDVKAKITGGGPSGQAGALRLAIARALNEIDRENNRPSLKKAGFLSRDARVIERKKAGLKKARKASQFSKR
- the glmM gene encoding phosphoglucosamine mutase, which translates into the protein MPRLFGTDGVRGLANGDVITAELALGLAQAAALVLTRGRHAEAVRGEGRRPRAVIARDPRVSGEFISAAVAAGLASSGIDVLDAGVIPTPAAAFLVGDIDADFGVMVSASHNPAPDNGIKFFALGGVKLPDDVEDRIEQALDVPNLAPTGAGVGRIRRFADAEDRYLLHLLGTLDVRLDGIHVVLDCAHGAAAGVSPQVFADAGAKVTVIGAEPDGLNINEGVGSTHLEKLQDVVRLTGAHLGIAHDGDADRCLAVDADGNVIDGDQIMAILAVSLKRRGLLAHNTLAVTTMSNLGLRVAMAEHGIEIVETGVGDRYVLEAMAEKGLTLGGEQSGHIIFSKHATTGDGILTGLQIAAEMARTGSSLAELAAVMTVYPQVLVNVRGVDHHALAGDEVIAEAVRVHSEELGDTGRVLLRPSGTEPLVRVMVEAQDVAEAQRIADDLAGIVRARLALS
- a CDS encoding nitroreductase family deazaflavin-dependent oxidoreductase translates to MPLTGEYAPSTSEWARTQAELVESTGGAEGTELHGRPVIVLTSVGAKSGKLRKTALMRVEHDGAYAVVASQGGAPSHPAWFHNLVAHPHVELQDGPVKRDYVAREVTGEEKALWWARATAVWPAYDDYQAKTERQIPVFVLEPVAD
- the coaA gene encoding type I pantothenate kinase encodes the protein MSEHADRPHTATPFLEVERADWAALAPAAANPMTAAELVRLRGLGEALDEREVEEVYIPLSRLLNLYAAGARHLHRSTRAFLGQESPVTPFVIGVAGSVAVGKSTTARLLRELLARWEDTPRVELVTTDGFLYPNAELERRGLMARKGFPESYDRRALLRFVTQVKSGVEEVRAPVYSHLVYDIVPDAEIVVRRPDILIVEGLNVLQPAAPGTRLAVSDLFDFTVYVDARTVDIEEWYIERFLRLQRGAFADPHSYFHRFASLSEEEAVARARQFWTEINGPNLEQNIAPTRARASLVLRKAADHTVSKVLIRKV
- the glmS gene encoding glutamine--fructose-6-phosphate transaminase (isomerizing), encoding MCGIVGYVGPGSSLEVLLGGLKRLEYRGYDSAGVAVLDEAGAIGTRKRAGKLGVLVEDLAEAPLADGRTGIGHTRWATHGGPNDANAHPHLGDDGRLALIHNGIIENFSELKAELEAEGEVFESETDTEVAAILVGRAYRETGDLTEAMRLVVNRLDGAFTLLAMHEDAPGVVVGARRSSPLVIGLGEGENFLGSDVAAFVEFTHRAMEIGEDQIVTIRPDSVEVIDFTGAPAEAKEFEVAWDASAAEKGGWPSFMKKEIAEEPDAVANTLRGRVSDGAITLTELDGVADMLSGIDRVLILACGTAAYAGQSGKYAIEAWARIPVDVELAHEFRYRDPVLNERTLVVSVSQSGETMDTLMAVRYARQQGARTLSICNTQGATIPRESDAVLYTHAGPEVAVASTKAFVAQVTALYLLGLHLATLRGTLTAEQIAEQIDELEAAPAKIRQVVETASPRIAELAHWMSDTQSVLFLGRHVGYPVALEGALKLKELAYIHAEGFAAGELKHGPIALIEPGQIVFVVVPSPRDPLSLHKKVVSNIQEIRARGARVIAIAELGDVAVVPFADEVVRIPLASRFVEPLLAVVPLHIFGMELALAKGLDVDQPRNLAKSVTVE